The Ipomoea triloba cultivar NCNSP0323 chromosome 4, ASM357664v1 DNA segment ATCTTTGAGATACCGCTCAAGGAGAGACACAGCATCAGCATTTCGACCTTCAATTACATGTAGCTCAGCCAAAGCTAATGCAGCACCAAGGTAACCGGGTTCCAGTCTGAGGGATGATTCATAAAATTTCTTTGCCTGTTGGAATAAAACCAAAGCCATGCTACAATGAGAACTTGGTAACTATCCTCATACAAAAATGAATCTATTATTTAAAACCATACATTGGGGGTTGTTTTCCCCTTTACAAAATACAAACTAAAGAATCCTCTTTCAACTCCACTACCTTCTCCCTGCCACTAGTGTTACTAGCGTGTACATCCCCCACCAATTTTAGAGCCTTCGCTGACTGAGGCATGGCTTTCATTGCCTCCCTTGCAGCATGCAATGCTTCTTTGGTCTTTGAAAGTGCCAAATAGGATCGAACTAAACCTGCAATTATTTCTGAATGATGAGTAGTAGGTCCTAAGATTTGTTTataaatcaacaaaaataataaccatATCCAGGCACCAGACGTCAAAAAGCATCCAAACTgtcaaacttttaattttaaacctAGTTTTTGCCTACAACGGACCTTGATACGAACGAAGATCAGGTCTCAATTCTTGTGCTCCTCTAAATGCAATGACAGCAGCTTCAGGACGATTCATTGACAAGAACAAATTTCCCTACTTGTTTGCATGAAAAGGTAACAGAAAGTTAAGAGATGGAAAAGGCAGGGAGTGGAACTTGATTTGACCTCCAAGAATAATAAGGCAACCCAGAAGAATACCTTCATTATATATCCTGGTATATGCCTCTCATCAATGCGGATGCTCTGGTGAGACAAACATAACGTCAATGGGAGTTAAAAATTCTATTACTGTCAAGTATCAACAGTAATCCcacaaattaacaattaaagAGCTTAACCTTCTCCGCATAAGATAAAGCTCCCCTCTCATCTTTCCGTTCCCACAAGACTGACAAGGCCACAAAGACCTCAGGCCTAGTTGGATCAATATTTAGTAGATCATGCACTAACTTGTTCAACTTTGAAAAATCAGACTTCACTTTTAAAAGCATGGCATACTCATCCATATAAGTCATCACATATGGATCGATTGATCGAACCTgaaagttaaataaataaacaaaagattaaaaactAAGTATTATATCAAGTATTCTGCTTACCCAAGTTAGTTTCATCATGGTTTTCATGCTAATATCAAAGACGTTTGAAGTTTAAGATGCAGTATGATATTAAGAAGTATTTTACTAACCTTCTCAAAATCAGTTATAGCTTCATCATCTTTACCAATAATGGCCTCAACCTAGAAAAGgaatttacacaaaaaaataagccaaaaaaaaaaaaaaacggataactcttagggtgcgtttggttcacgtACTATGAGATTACCTTAGGTCCTCTTGAAAGGTAATGTGAAATTTTGGGAATGTAAGACtactttatgtgtttggtttggattgtggaaatataatattaatttgttgggttaagggttatattttaggttatatggatcaaatatatatatatatataacatttatttGTATGTATGTCAATgtgtaaatattaataaataaatatataaatatacacatacatgtatgtatattttattatataaacatatatttattttatgtatgttgttattattatatatataagggttagttaacaagggcaaaCTTGAAATATTtcaaggtaatcttagattacccaAGAGGAGAGAGGTAATCAAATTACCTTGAAATATGGCCGCACATTAGCTTTGgggtaataatgtaatataacaAGGTAATATCattaacttgaaccaaacaaggtaatataagattaccaaataaataaacattgcaCAAAACGTAGCATGTGTATATCACGGTTGGGAGTGCTCTTATAATCAAATTCTAGTACACAGAAGAATACGAAAGATGGAAAAACATGAAAATGAATGTCCTATTGTCTTCAAAGTTAAAGGCAGATTTAGTAATGGAAAGAGCTTTCCATTTTCTACAGTTTAAGGCAGATTTAGTAATGGAAAGAGCTTTCCATTTTCTACAGTTTTCATTCTCCAATTGGAAAACAAAGTTGGAGAACTGTGAAGGTggactagaaaaaaaaaatgctgcaTCCAGAAAGCCAAAAGAAGATCTGAACAGTAATTACTGTTCACCCACTTGAAAAACAAATCGAGGTTGGAAAGAAAGTACAATaggaaaaattgaaattttgtttCCACTTTTCAGCTGGGAGAATATTTCACGTGAAAACAACTCCATTTTTCCATCTAGAAAAACGGAAGTCTCAATTTGCTGAACAGGCCACAAGGCAGaaaacaagaaatgaaaatgtaacATATAATTATGAATCTTCTCAAATGCCATTTACTTCCATGTTTCTatctaaaaatggaaaaaatgagGGGTATTTTGGTTGTATCAACATAGttgaaaaaagaatggaaaaaaAGTAATATCTGACAAAAATACCCCCTTATTTCATTTTCTGGGAAAAAGGCATATAATTATACACACATTTTGTTTGTTGACAATTATCCTAACCTTAGCCATTTCTAGCAATAAGTGTACATTGTTAGGAAATCGTTGCAACAGTTCTGTAAATAGTTCCAGGCCACCTGCAAACAGAGAAGCTGGGATGTATGAGagcattaaattttaaaaaataaaataaaagaacagcatgcatgccaaagttaaaaAGTGAATGCCTGATAATAACCAATATTTCCACAGTTAAAAGTAGTCCAAAGTGccttttacatttttacataAAACTGCAAGATGGTTTTTCCTTTTTGGCCAGTATTTCTCTGGCCTGTAAAATTACATGGAGGGTATGAGAAGTTAAAGAAAGATAATGAACCTTTGTAATCATTTGAAGCAATTAAGCATTGGGCTTCAACATAACGCtgcaaacaagtaaaatatattaaataaccATTACACTGCAAATGAATTTTTACCAAAAGCACCCAATATGGTGAAACCTAAATTAGTAGGCaaaaatatacaaacaaacaGACTACATTAATGAAATCTAAAATGACCAAGAAAACTTGGTAGAATAAGTATAAACAAGTTCAAGGCTACTAGGGTGGTCTAAAATCAGATTGAGCATTATATGTATAATCAATTTTACTAAATACCAATTAGTATGGATCATTTATACTTACCATCAACCAACGACTTGAATCAAAATGATCCAAAGGAGGCCTGCCACTTCTATTTGATGTCTGAAATAGTAAGAATACATCAAATTATTATGCTATCTTGGATTAATAAAAAGCTGGACAGCTCTACAGTTAAATTGGAAAAAAGTAGTTagacaataatatatattacaaggACCCTTCAATAAGTGTGTCAGTGTGTGAGACTGTGAGTGAGAATCAATCTACCTTTGGAAGTGAAACTTTGTAACTAAaacttcaaaatattaaataagtgGCCAAAGGAATAAATTATCCATTGGTATGATTATCACAAGTGTTTTAGGACCTTTAAAATGACTAGCTACTAGCTGAGCAGAAATTTACAACCAACAACCCAAGAAGATTTTTAGATTTGGAGAGGCTTGGTTTAGGATGCAGCGCACACTCAATAAGCAGCCATTGCAACTATGATCGAAGTCTAAGACTTCCACTTTTTATTGACTCAGCTAGTTAACATTTCACAGTTATagttaattcaaaaatattagttaaaaaataagGGAATCTATTAATAAGGGAGTAATTTCAGTAACCACAAAGGCACAAACCTGAGGAAACAATGAAATAATATCCTTTGCTGCAACTCCTAATTCTGCCAATGCTGTGATGGCCTCAATAATATAAGGACAATGCCTACCAACAACAAGCACAAGTGTTATCCCAAGGATAATAGCATTTCTAGCAGTACTGATAATGATTAATGAATAATGACCATCCTTGCTAAATGAAATACAAGAAATTTTGGACAGACTAGCAGCTACAATCTAATTTAGTATCAATTCAAAACAGAAGTACAGTATGAAAATGGGTAGCACACATCAAAAGGAAAACAGTTATACCCTAAAGTTTAAGACAAATGAACAATTCAGTGTAAACAACCTTAGACACTCCTTATAACAGGTAACCGATGCACGAGTATGTCTAGAATTTCGATAAAGTTTCCCCATCATCAGATTCATCTGCAAATTCCTTACTTTGCTTGGGATTCCCTCCATCTGTAAATTAGTGtcaaaaaatgagaaagaaaataGAACTTGCAGCAAAGTTTGACAAATAGAGATTGATTAACTAAGATTACAGGACACTTAGATCTCAAAACAAGCTCTTAACTAAAGACATATAAAGGAAATCATTCATTCAAATAACAAAGGTCAACCAAGGCCATAATTGCAGTAGATAAATGAAAGAAATTAGATTTTAGATTACAAGTAATGTTGACATATTTGGACCTCAAGAAGTGCTGCTCTATTCTCATTCAATGCACAATGGGATGACGCAATTTTGAACTTCACCTGCAATGAATAGAATTGAAATATCCAACAGAATTAACTACCACGCAACCACTGTCTTACAGAGGATTCAAATTATCAGAAAGGGCTATTGTAGCTCAAGGTACCTCATTTTCATTTATAGCTGAAATATTGAAAGAACTTGGGGAACCCGACCTGTTCGATGCAGATATTGAACTTCTCGTTGCCACAGTACTTTGCTTAGGGATTGTTTTATGAAATTGCAATGCTTGCTTATAAGTATGCTGCCAAAAATAGTAACAAGCATTGATTTTTggattttgggaaaaaaaatagcAAGACTAGCTTGAAGCATGTATCATCATCTGCATTTATTTACTCACAATAGCTCTTCTGTATTCCTTTTCTCGAAACAATGCATCTCCAAGTAGCACCTGAATATCCAATTCCATCACTAATTTGGGAAAAGTTCAAAGCAAATGCTAACAAACAAAGCCAATAATGCATGTAAATTCAAAATCTCAAAAAGTAAAGAACCACAAACCAAGTTTTCAGCTTTGAGATGCGGGCTGGTTTCAGGGTTTATCGAGGACGATGAAACAAGAAAACACCCctgttttaaataaataaaccgaAAAACGAATTCTCAGTAGAAAATCCTAGCTAAAGAACTGGAGTGCTGAAATGCAGTAATGCAAATTAGAATCCAAAAACCCTAGAGAGGGTTGAGATGAGTTGTGGGCGTTTACCAGCATCTGAGCGGAGGCGAAGAGGTTATTTTCGAGGAGAGTGGCCATTTGGTCCTTCGGCACTTCCATCGACGATTTCCGAATCGGCGACGGCGAGGAGAATGTAAGCCGCGGTGGCAGAGGAAGCGGCGGTTGGTGACGGTGGTAGAAGTGAAGGtggagagagtgagagagagagagagagagcgttAAACCCCGACCCGCTCTTCCTTTTGAATTTCCCTTTCGGCTTCTGATTATTCTGATCTAAAGGCCCGTTTGGTGAGAGACACCATtacaatttgaaaataaaatctatcaaataagaaaagaataagCTTAGAGGTCTTGCTTCAATATGTTAGAGAAAATATGTACGAacaattactatattataatagagttaatagtattaaaaaaaaaaaacaaacaatttcaAGTCTTCATTTTGATAAAATGACAAATGTTaggatttatttttcttttatatcatcatatttttaatttgttaaaatataatattaatttgttggATTTCTTACATTTTTCGGGTACTACTATTAAAAAACAACACGCTTTTCCTACTATTATAAAGGATAACAACACTATTTATTGACAAATTTTGTCTTTGTCAATCCTTTTTGCATATGcactattttgtattttgaatattttttgttgCATATTGAATTTTTGAcatatgatttattaattacgtattttttaatgtttgtatgTAACAATGATATATTAGAGATTTACACAAATTTATTAGAAAAGCTTAAGCGAAAACTTGTCTAGAATAGCATTAagcatgttaattaattttttatatgcaAGTTATTCATATCAAAtacattcattaattttttattttttatttttacaaatttaatggATAGAAAGGTTCCAAATAccctttaaaaaatgaataaatttcacttttggttaaatgaaattttatatttatgtgcatgactatgtaatttgtatcacatttgattATATCGTCCAATTTCTTGGTGAACTAATGCCGGAAGTGCTCATTTCGGAAAGAACATTACATTTGCTTCTTCTAGAAGGAACAATTTCAACAATAGTTGGCCAGAAAATTGAACGACAATACGAAGtgtaatacaaattatataataacattttaatagttaataattaaatataattaatgtataaTAGTCAATCTAAAAAATAAGAAAGGTATCTATAACAAAAAAACATACGAAACACTCCATTTCACGATCCCAACACCATCATTTTTTGCGCAATAATGAGCTATCTCAATTGTATTGGTCGCTTCCTTTCGCCATTGTTAGGATAGTAGTACAATAGATGCCCAAGATTAAGTCCCTCATTTGCTTATTAATCTCTTCCCGTATATATGTTCTGATTATTTGTGCGAAAGAATTGTTTGACTAATTGCACTTAGCCTAGTTGAATTTTGTGCGCAAAAACTGTTTGATTGACCATTCGGTTCATTTTTTACACGTGTCATGTAGATATTGTTCTATTTCATACATCAAAGACAACTAGTTTCGGAACAATCATTTTTTACGAAGATAGTTATTTCAAAGCCACCATCACTAGCCCCATTAACTACATGCAATACACCCTCATTTAGCCGAAACTATTGCTTGTAGGGAGGCGTTATCCTGACTTAAGAACCTGAATTGCGACAAAATCTACTTACAATCTGACTACATCAATGTCATAACATCTATTTTCAAGCGTAACAGTGACATCTTCTATGCTGGACCTATCATAGACCAATGTTATTCTTTActtaattctttttaaaatgcAACTTGTCGATTGATTCATTGTTCAGCAACACATAATGGCCTATACTCTAGTTAGGGAAATTAGTTCTCTAGGTCTTACTTGGGAGTAACCTCAGATTATCTTTTTTAGTTCTTGAATTAATCAAGTGatctttcattaaaaaaataccgTTCTTTTCAATTTcgatttttagaaaaaatatttgGAGTGTGTTTGGAAACACTTGAAAAATCCAGTCAACCGGAAAAAATGAGGCCGGGTCACAGGCTATAAATCAAATAAGTTTTATGGTTTCCGCTCCGGAAACTAGAGGGggggaggtttttttttttttttttttaaattttattacttaaaaatgttatttttatcttataataataattttaatctttgaaataaaataataaaaatatataattatacaattttactcattttccaaaaaaacgaaccaaacacacaagaaagtttttcaaaatacatCTAAACAcgaaaaataaattgattttttggaaaaaggctcattcttaagaagtccatttTTCTGCTTTTCATACACTCATAGATTACAGAAAACAACTGAActggtttttaaaaattagtacATATGTAAACCACTGAAACCCTACCCAAAATTCATCGCCAGATGCCCAAAGTCCAAAAAATTGTTACCAAGGATAGTCTTCTTCGCAGGTTCGCCGGAAAAAATGGGACGCCCAACGCTGCGGCTGCGACTACGACCTCCTACTGCAGCTGCGGCCTCTTGCTGCTGCTGTGGCATACTATACAATTGAATGTCTACGTAGTGCTGTGAAGCCGTACTTGAAATCCCTCTTGGTCCAAGTGGTAGGATATTCGATATTTTCTCTTAATTTCATTTATATCTTTCTTCTTCTGCATGAGCGGTAGATAGGGGACCTGCAGATAGGTGGCTCAAAGCCTCAAACTGAATGTTCTTGTTTCACCTCTTGGCATTTTCTccctttttaataataatttgccattgtttttaaaattattggaTTTAAGGTAATTGATCATAAATAGTGTTTATGGAATAAGTTGTTTTAaactatttgttggatttcacaAATGCAATTTTCTAGTTATGATACACGATATGTCTGAGTGAACAGGATGTTGTTTTCTTTAAAGGGAATTAATAGGGGTGCCTTTTTACATGATTTAGCTTGATAATCTGGAGTTTAGGACTGTTTTGACAAGGTAACAAGAGCCAAGAGCCAAGAAGTGAGAATCCTAATAGATAGAATATTTATAGGCTTAATCTCTTAAATGCTGGTTTGTGGGATACTATACTGGTTAGGAACTTTACTATGTTTACCCAGATCAATGTGTGAAACTTGAATGATAATATAGTTTTATAGACTTATATACCAGGTAtatcatatacggagtataattatATACAATGTTTTATACCAGGTATATCATATATACAATGTTATGATCCTCTTACTGTAAAATGTGCTAGTGTGGTAAAGAACTAGGAAATGTTTGGGTTCTCAAACCGAACCAAATCCAAGCCGAAACCGAACAGTGATTAAAGAATAGTATGCATAGCCTAGTGAGTCTTTGGATTCTTGGAAATAAAGTTGTCCTTTCTAAATACTAAGAACTTAcatttaaacattaaaatatggaCATAAGACATTCAAGATGtaatgtaactaattgcaatatTGGAACAGAGAAGCACTTGGTGAGCTAATGTGGAGAGGGTGCATTACAACAGAGATATCGTTAAAAGGGttgctatttatttattaagtatatatatatatatatattttatttaaatcaaaCATCAAATATGTAGCTGCTTGTTGATTTTATTCACCTCAAATTTTCTCTGCAGGATGTTGGTAGCCTGCATGGTAGGTATGTTCCAAAGACTTGGCCACTCTTTCATGTCCATCACCAAACATTTTCAACAAACTAGAAATTGCATTTGGGTATCATTGAGTGGTGTTGAAAACAATATCGAAGAGATTGAATATAAACTCCATTCTTGTACTAACCTCGATATTGCTAAACGCTTGCATGCCCTTCTTATTGTATATGGAAAGGCTCAGAGTATTTATTTTGGcactaaacttttaaaagtttatgccTGCTTGGGTGATGTTTCTTTTTCTCGTAGTAGTTTTGAGCAtataaagaagaagaataccTATACTTGGAACACAATGATATCAGCTTATATCCATAATGGCAGATTCCATGAATCTGTACACTGTATATATGAAATGTTGTCATCGTCAGATGTTCGGCCTGACTTTTATAGCTTTCCTCCTATTTTGAAAGCTTGCCATAATATACTCGATGGAATAAGGATTCATTGCTGGGTTTCAAAACTAGGTTTGGAATGGGATGTATTTGTAGCTGCCTCTTTGGTACATATGTATTGTCGTTTCAAATCTTTCGAAGATGCTCTCATGATTTTTAATGATATGCCCTTCAGGGATATGGGCTGTTGGAATGCTTTGATTTCTGGGTTCTGCCAAAATGGAAATGCTGCAGGTGCACTGACTATGTTGGATAAGATGAGGTCAGTTGAAATTAAGATGGATAAAGTGACTGTTGCAACTGTTCTTCCCATTTGTGCACAAATGAATGATATCTTATGTGGGGTGCTAATTCATCTATATATCATCAAAAATGGGCTAGAATGGGATATCATTGTGTCCAATGCGTTGATAAACCTGTATGCCAAATTTGGTGAGTTGGGACATGCAGAGAAGGTCTTTAATCAAATGGTGATAAGAGATATAATAACTTGGAACTCGATGATTGCTGCATATGAACAAAATAACCACCCAGATAAAGCACTGGCATGCTTTTTGGCAATGCAGTTAAATGGGTTTCGGCCTGATTTGTTAACGTTAGTGAGCTTAGCTTCAAGTATTGCTCAGACTAAAAATTTTCGATATAGCATAGCTATTCACGGGTTTATCCTGAGAAGATGCTGGATATTGGATGATGTTGTGCTTGGTAATGCAGTAGTAGACATGTATGCTAAATTAGGTTATATTGATTATGCACGTGAGGTTTTCAATAAGGTCCCTTTCAAGGATGTGGTTTCGTGGAATACTATTATCACAGGTTATGCACAGAATGGTCTTGCAAGTGAGGCTATTGAAGTGTACTCCATGATGAAGGAGTGTGGGGGCATAACACCCAATCAAGGGACATGGGTGAGCATTTTGACAGCTTATGCTCATTTAGGATCCTTGCGGGAAGGGATGAGGACTCATGGACAGGTATTCAAGGTAGGTCTCCACTTAGATGTCTTTGTGGGTACTTGCCTAATTGACCTCTATGGCAAATGTGGAAGACTTGGTGATGCTATGTCTTTATTTTATGAGATTCCCAAGGAGAGTCCAGTCCCTTGGAATGCCATGATATCATGCCAGGGAGTTAACGGGCTTGGTGTAGCATCTATTCAATTATTTAGAGATATGCTGGATTGTGGGGTTAAACCAGATAATGTAACCTTCTTATCACTTCTGGCTGCCTGTAGCCATTCAGGTTTGATTGATGAGGGTAAATGGTACTTTCATGTGATGCAGCAAGAATTTGGGATAATGCCTAGTCTAAAGCACTATGGCTGTATGGTGGATTTATTTGCTAGGGCTGGGCAACTAGAAATGgcttataatttcattaaaagaaTGCCTTTACCGCCAGATGCTTCAGTTTGGGGTGCTCTTCTCAGTGCGTGTAGAGTTCATGGAAATGTTGAGTTGGGTAAATTGGCTTCAGATAACTTGTTTTTAGTCGATTCAGAAAATGTCGGGTACTATGTTTTGTTGTCAAATATGTATGCAAATTCTGGAAAATGGGAGAGGGTGGACGAAGTTAGATCATTAGCAAGAGTTAGGGGTTTAAAGAAGACTCCAGGATGGAGCTCAATTGAAATGAGAAATAAGATTGAAGTTTTCTATACAGGCAACCAGTTTCATCCTCAAAGTAAGGAGATAAATGAGGAGCTGGAAAATTTAACTGCTAAAATGAAGACCCTTGGTTATATTCCAGATTTCAGTTTTGTGTTGCAAGATGTTGAGGATGATGAGAAGGAGCGCATCCTTTCAAGTCATAGTGAAAGGCTGGCAATTGTATATGGACTTCTGAATACTCCTTCTAAAAGttccatatgtatttttaaGAATTTACGCGTTTGTGGTGACTGCcacaattttaccaaatttCTATCAAGGATGACAGAGAGGGAAATTGTAGTGAGGGACTCTAATCGCTTTCACCACTTCAAGGATGGGATTTGTTCATGCGGGGATCATTGGTGACATACATCATAATTTCATGGTTCAAAATATAGAATGTCCACTGCAAGAATGATTTCACCACTCCATAATTGCTGCATAAAAGAAGCACGCTGTCCTGGTTTAGTGATTTTGAATGCAGGTAGTTTCCCTCTTATCTTTGAACATAGAGATCTGTATATTGTCTAAGATACTGATGTAGGATAATTATTTCTAATATCTTGAAGTGAAATTTGATCTCTAAGATCATCAATTGGGCACTCCTCTTTGATTCTGAATTAACTCAATTAAGAAACACTGTTCTTTAGTGAACAATACACATTTAGCAGTACTAATGCTATACAAATCTTTTATCTGTATCTGAAGTATTGAACCTTTTAATGTGAGATAGGAAAGAAATACTCACTTAAGTGATACACTGAGACTATTACAATGCTCCATCACTTTGCAAGTAATGGCTGTAGTTATTTATGTATTCATTTTTTATGACTCGTAAATAATTGtgcccttttcttgctacaGACAATACATAATTAGAATTGCAGGACCTACCGGCCATATGCTCAAGAGTTGCATATCTCTAATAAGTAAAATTAACTGACAATTGGTGTATTGGGCTGGGTCTAGTTgcatttgttctttttttttttgcctaccTAGTTATAATCATGTTTAGAATCTGATAATTTAAGAAACcttgtttgtttctttaatCATTTATGAAGTGCAAAGCAAGAGGTATTAATATTTTAGGTCAAAGGTTCTTGTTTGCTTTGTGACACTTTCTTTTGCAGGGAAGTCACTTTACTTCACTTATGTTGACTGCAGTTGGATAATTTGTTGTTGATCTCTATTCTCAAGCCCACTTTGCCATGAAAAACATCCCCCCAGTACCCAGAAGTACAACAACAAGAGATTTGATCTGCAACTTTATGCTTCTGTACATCTTCGGACCCGTGAAATCTGCAGCAAGAAGATTGACTAAAGCCATGTAGATTGGAAGGCCAGCAGATGATGCATCCAGCAGCCCCACGGTGATCAGAGCACGCGGACTGTGTTCTTTGTATGTGGTTGACAGTGCTATGCGAAGCTCAATCCCAAACGGGGTTGACTGAGAAGAAAAATGCCATGATCGCGGATCGCCTTCAGTAATTTGTACTCAGCCTGGTTACATCAACAGTGGTATGAGTAGCATACACATGTTATACACTTTATACACCacaccaaataagctttattcaTCAATAGTGCTATGAGTATGA contains these protein-coding regions:
- the LOC116016823 gene encoding pentatricopeptide repeat-containing protein At4g33990, with amino-acid sequence MLVACMVGMFQRLGHSFMSITKHFQQTRNCIWVSLSGVENNIEEIEYKLHSCTNLDIAKRLHALLIVYGKAQSIYFGTKLLKVYACLGDVSFSRSSFEHIKKKNTYTWNTMISAYIHNGRFHESVHCIYEMLSSSDVRPDFYSFPPILKACHNILDGIRIHCWVSKLGLEWDVFVAASLVHMYCRFKSFEDALMIFNDMPFRDMGCWNALISGFCQNGNAAGALTMLDKMRSVEIKMDKVTVATVLPICAQMNDILCGVLIHLYIIKNGLEWDIIVSNALINLYAKFGELGHAEKVFNQMVIRDIITWNSMIAAYEQNNHPDKALACFLAMQLNGFRPDLLTLVSLASSIAQTKNFRYSIAIHGFILRRCWILDDVVLGNAVVDMYAKLGYIDYAREVFNKVPFKDVVSWNTIITGYAQNGLASEAIEVYSMMKECGGITPNQGTWVSILTAYAHLGSLREGMRTHGQVFKVGLHLDVFVGTCLIDLYGKCGRLGDAMSLFYEIPKESPVPWNAMISCQGVNGLGVASIQLFRDMLDCGVKPDNVTFLSLLAACSHSGLIDEGKWYFHVMQQEFGIMPSLKHYGCMVDLFARAGQLEMAYNFIKRMPLPPDASVWGALLSACRVHGNVELGKLASDNLFLVDSENVGYYVLLSNMYANSGKWERVDEVRSLARVRGLKKTPGWSSIEMRNKIEVFYTGNQFHPQSKEINEELENLTAKMKTLGYIPDFSFVLQDVEDDEKERILSSHSERLAIVYGLLNTPSKSSICIFKNLRVCGDCHNFTKFLSRMTEREIVVRDSNRFHHFKDGICSCGDHW
- the LOC116014776 gene encoding anaphase-promoting complex subunit 7: MEVPKDQMATLLENNLFASAQMLGCFLVSSSSINPETSPHLKAENLVLLGDALFREKEYRRAIHTYKQALQFHKTIPKQSTVATRSSISASNRSGSPSSFNISAINENEVKFKIASSHCALNENRAALLEMEGIPSKVRNLQMNLMMGKLYRNSRHTRASVTCYKECLRHCPYIIEAITALAELGVAAKDIISLFPQTSNRSGRPPLDHFDSSRWLMRYVEAQCLIASNDYKGGLELFTELLQRFPNNVHLLLEMAKVEAIIGKDDEAITDFEKVRSIDPYVMTYMDEYAMLLKVKSDFSKLNKLVHDLLNIDPTRPEVFVALSVLWERKDERGALSYAEKSIRIDERHIPGYIMKGNLFLSMNRPEAAVIAFRGAQELRPDLRSYQGLVRSYLALSKTKEALHAAREAMKAMPQSAKALKLVGDVHASNTSGREKAKKFYESSLRLEPGYLGAALALAELHVIEGRNADAVSLLERYLKDWADDSLHVKLAQVFAATNMLQDALSHYQAALRINPQNEAAKKGLERLEKQMKGVDPDAPEEDEENEVEDPDADQEENDLL